One Papaver somniferum cultivar HN1 chromosome 10, ASM357369v1, whole genome shotgun sequence genomic window carries:
- the LOC113318759 gene encoding autophagy-related protein 8C-like, with product MAAKSSFKLEHPLERRQAEASRIREKYPDRIPVIVEKAERSDIPDIDKKKYLVPADLTVGQFVYVVRKRIRLSAEKAIFIFVKNILPPTATMMSAIYEENKDEDGFLYMTYSGENTFGLL from the exons ATGGCTGCTAAGAGTTCATTCAAGTTGGAGCATCCTCTTG AAAGGAGACAGGCTGAAGCTTCTCGCATCAGGGAGAAGTATCCTGATAGAATTCCA GTGATAGTGGAGAAGGCTGAGAGGAGTGACATACCTGACATTGACAAGAAGAA ATATCTCGTTCCTGCCGATTTGACTGTTGGGCAGTTTGTCTATGTGGTGAGGAAGAGGATTAGGTTGAGCGCTGAGAAGGCAATTTTCATCTTTGTCAAGAATATCTTACCACCAACTG CTACCATGATGTCTGCCATCTATGAGGAGAACAAGGATGAAGATGGCTTCCTTTACATGACTTACAGTGGCGAGAATACATTTGGGCTTCTTTGA